A stretch of Miscanthus floridulus cultivar M001 chromosome 13, ASM1932011v1, whole genome shotgun sequence DNA encodes these proteins:
- the LOC136499754 gene encoding uncharacterized protein: MAQIVFNHVGGKPPHFDGTCYNYWKRKMKMYLGSINDQVWDVTESDFVILDPTNLTNNNKANKQCNTMALNTIYNAIDAKVFEQIKDLERASEVWERLEETYEGPPMVKSAKLYILKDKLTSFMMMDDESIPEMFRRLQVIVNDLKALGEKVKDGDVSHRFLMSLDLRSDDDDEEDSKESLMDMLENAHTCLEMK; this comes from the exons atggctcaaattgtgttcaaccatgttgggggcaaaccaccgcactttgatggcacatgctataactattggaagagaaagatgaagatgtatttgggttcaatcaatgatcaagtgtgggatgtcACCGAGAGTGACTTTGTAATTCTTGATCCCACCAACCTCACCAACAATAACaaagccaacaagcaatgcaacactatggctctcaacaccatctacaatgcaaTTGAtgcaaaggtgtttgagcaaatcaaagatcttgagaGAGCTAGTGAAGTGTGggagagattggaggaaacatatgagggcccaccgatggtcaagagtgccaagttgtacatcctcaaggataagttgactaGCTTCATGATGATGGATGATGAAAGCATCCCGGAGATGTTTCGtagattgcaagtgattgtcaatgatctcaaggcaTTGGGTGAGAAAGTAAAAGATGGTGATGTCTCTCACCGATTCTTGATGAGCTTAGATCTAAG gagtgatgatgatgatgaggaggactcCAAGGAGTCTCTCATGGATATGTTGGAGAATGCCCATACTTGTCTTGAGATGAAgtga